CGACGTGTGGATCAGCCCCGTCGCCAGCGCTTCCTGCATGGCGTTCATCACGCCCGCATCGTTGTGCCCAAGCGACGTGACGGCGATGCCGGCCACGAGGTCGAGGTACTTCTTGCCGTGCTCATCGAACATGTAGACGCCGTCTCCTCGGACGAAGAGCGGTGCCTGTCGCTTGTACGTGCCCAGAATGGCGGGCAGGGCCGACGGTTCGGCGGCCGTCTTGGCCGTGAACGCGGTGGTCGGAGCGGATGAGGGCATCGTCGAAGTCATGAGCAGCTACCTGGAAGAGACGGCATCCGTTGCGTCCACGCGCGCAACGATCGCGGTTCCCGCCTCGGGAACAGTGAGTGCGGCGAGATCGCCAATCCGCACTCGGTGTACACCACCGGCCAGCGCCTGCGCGCAGGCATCGAGCTTGGCGGCCATGCCGCCTCCTGCCACACCACTGGTCACCAACGCCTGCGCATCGTCGAGCGTGAGACGCGGCACGAGCGTCTTGTCGCCATCGAGCACGCCGGGCACATCAGCCATCAGAAACAATTCATCGGCGCCGAGCGCGGCCGCGATCGCTGCGGCCGCGTCATCACCGTTCACGTTGTACGCACCGCCCCCGCTTTCCGCTTCACGTGCTGCCACCGGCGAAATCACCGGCAGAAAGCCCGCCGCGAGCAGCGCGTGCACAAGCTTCGGGTCCACCGCCGCCGGCGTGCCGGAATGTCCGAACGTGGCCACATCGATCGGCGTGGCCCGCAGCAGCGCCGCGTCTTCTCCGGAGATCCCCACCGCCGGCGCACCCGCCGCAACCAGCGCCGACACCATCTGTTTGTTGGCCAGCCCCGACAACACCATGCGCACGAGTTCCAGCGCCGTGTCAGTCGTCACCCGACGGCCACCCACGAACACCGGCTCCTCGCCACGTAAACGCTGCAAGGTGCTGATCTGATCGCCACCGCCATGCACGACGACCACGCCACCATTCGTGGCGCGCCACAGCGCCGCCAGCGCCGCCGGCAATGCAGGATCGTTTTGGGTGCGGCCACCGAGTTTGACAATGAACATCAACAGCGAAGTAAGGGGTAAGAAGTACGGAGTACGGGGAGAACGGCGAAGTACGGAGGACGGGATCTGAGGTGTAGCGCAGTTCACTACCCCATACTCCCTACCCCTTACTTCGCCGTTATCGGACTACTTCGCCGTTATCGCATGAGCCCCGCGGTTTCGTTCAAGCCCAGCATCAAGTTCGCGTTCTGGATCGCCTGACCGGCCGCGCCCTTCACCAGGTTGTCGATCGCGCTGAACACCAGCAGCGTCGGCGTGCGCACGCCGGTCGGAATCCGCGCGCCGATGCGCACCACGTTGCGATGCTGCACGTCGGACAGTGCGGGGAGATCGTTGGTGAGCTCCACGAACGGCTCGTTGGCGTACATGTCACGGAACGGCGCCAGGGCGTCGTCGATCGGGCGCGTGAGCGGTACCGTGATCGTGGACAGAATGCCGCGGTCGATGGGGAGCAGGTGCGGCGTGAACAGCAGATCGCAGTCGGCGCCGAGGGCGGCGAGGCTGGCGCGCATCTCGAACAGATGACGATGCGAATTGCCCACGCCGTAGGCGCGGAAGTTCTCTGTCACTTCGGCGAACAGCAGTTCCAGCTTGGGCGACGCGCCGGCACCACTCACGCCGCTGGCGGCGGCGATGTTCACCGTCGCGCCCGGCGCGATCAGCCCCGCCTTCGCCAACGGGGCGAGCGCCACCAGAATGCTCGTGGCGTAGCACCCGGGATTGGCCACGACGCGCGCGCCGTGCAACGGGGCGCGAAAGAGCTCGGGCAATCCGTACGGTGCATCGTGGGGCACTCCGGCCGGCGCGTGATCGGTCCCACCGTGTCCCGGACGCAGATCGCTCGACAGGTCGACCACGCGGGCACCTGCGGCAATCACCTTCGCTACCCACTCGGCCGACGCGCCATGCGGCAGGGCCGCGAACACCAGATCGGCGCTCGACAGATCGACCTCATCCGGACCCACCATCGGAATGGCGTGTACCTGACCGCCCGCCTTCACGCGCAACGTGGTGCCACGCTGCGCATTCGCCGTAGCGAACGCGAGGCTGAGATTGGGATGACCGAGGATGAGAGCGCAGAGCTCACGCCCTGAGTAGCCGCTCGCGCCGAGCACGCCCACGCGGTACGCGGGTTCGGTAACGGTCGTGATGGGGAGTTGCGGGAAGTCCGGTAGAGTATGCACAATTAATGCATAATTTTGCATCGCCGTGCTGTCAATCATGTCCATGTCACAGCGGTGCCCCGTTTCCCCCCCGGTCGCGCATAATTCGGCGCCGAACCGATTTGCAGGAGCCCGCCTCTTGTCCGACAAGAACAAGCGCCACCAAGTCATTCGCGAGATCGTCTCGGCGAAAACCGTGGCCAGCCAGGAAGAGCTGCGACGACAGCTCGCCAAACGCGGCTGGGACGTGACCCAGTCCACGCTCTCGCGCGATCTGCGCGAACTCCGCCTCGCCCGCATCCCCGACACGCAGGGCCATTCCCGATACGCCTTCTCCGATTCCACCGGCAACGATGAGGAGCTGGCGCAGCTCGAGCGAATGCTGCCGCAGCTGCTCACGGCGGCGGAAGGCGTGCAGGTCCTCGTGGTGGCCCGCACGATAAAGTCGGGAGCACAGCCCGTGGCCGAAGCGCTCGATCAACTGGAGTGGCCCGACGTGGCCGGCACCATCGCCGGTGATGACACGGTACTCATCATCTGTCGCTCCACCGAGGGGCGCGAGCGCGTACTCAAGAAGCTGCGCGCCTATCTGCGGACCACCTAGATTTCCCGCGTCGTCATTCCTTCGAACCCTGTCGTGAGTATGCCGTGAGCACTTCCGAAGCCGGAACCCATAAGCTGTGGGGCGGTCGATTCGCCGGCGGCCCGTCGCCGCTCCTCGATGCGATCAATCGCTCCATCGGCACCGACTTCCGACTGTGGCCGCACGACGTGCGCCTCTCCAAGGCGTGGGCGCTCGCGTTGGGCGAAGCGGGGGTGCTCACGCGCGAAGAGAGCGACGCGCTGCAGCAGGGGCTCGATCGCGTGGCGCAGCGGATCGCCGACGGCGCACAGCCGGTGGCCACCGACGAAGACATCCACACCATGATCGACCGGCTTCTTCACGAAGAGGCCGGCACGGTCGCCTCCAAGCTGCACACCGGCCGTTCACGCAACGACCAGGTGGCCACGGCCTCGCGCCTCTGGACGATCGACGCCTGCCATCGCGTCGATGCCGCGATCGCCGAACTGCAGCAGTCGTTGCTGATGCAGGCCGAGACGCTCACCGACGCCGTGCTGCCGGCCTATACGCACCTGCAGCGCGCCCAGCCGGTCAGCGGCACGCACTGGCTGCTCGCGCACTTCTGGCCGCTGTCGCGCGATCGTACCCGCTTCGCCAACGCCGAGCGCGGCACGTCGGTGATGCCGCTCGGTTCGGGCGCGATTGCCGGGTCGGCGTTCCCGGTATCGCGTGTGCTGCTCAAGGAATCGCTCGGCTTCCACGCCATTTCGGCCAACAGCATCGACGCCACCGGCGACCGTGACTTCGTGGCCGAAACGCTGTTCGCCTGCGCCATGACCGCGGCCCACTGCTCACGCCTGGCCGAAGACATGATCCTGTACGGCACGAGCGAGTTCGGCTTCGTGAAGTTCGGCGACGGCTTCTCGACCGGCAGCAGCATGATGCCGCAGAAGCGGAACCCCGACGTGTTCGAGCTGGCCCGTGGTTCGGGTGCCCGTGTGCTGGGCGACCTGGTATCGA
This region of Gemmatimonas groenlandica genomic DNA includes:
- the argC gene encoding N-acetyl-gamma-glutamyl-phosphate reductase, with translation MHTLPDFPQLPITTVTEPAYRVGVLGASGYSGRELCALILGHPNLSLAFATANAQRGTTLRVKAGGQVHAIPMVGPDEVDLSSADLVFAALPHGASAEWVAKVIAAGARVVDLSSDLRPGHGGTDHAPAGVPHDAPYGLPELFRAPLHGARVVANPGCYATSILVALAPLAKAGLIAPGATVNIAAASGVSGAGASPKLELLFAEVTENFRAYGVGNSHRHLFEMRASLAALGADCDLLFTPHLLPIDRGILSTITVPLTRPIDDALAPFRDMYANEPFVELTNDLPALSDVQHRNVVRIGARIPTGVRTPTLLVFSAIDNLVKGAAGQAIQNANLMLGLNETAGLMR
- the argB gene encoding acetylglutamate kinase, with product MFIVKLGGRTQNDPALPAALAALWRATNGGVVVVHGGGDQISTLQRLRGEEPVFVGGRRVTTDTALELVRMVLSGLANKQMVSALVAAGAPAVGISGEDAALLRATPIDVATFGHSGTPAAVDPKLVHALLAAGFLPVISPVAAREAESGGGAYNVNGDDAAAAIAAALGADELFLMADVPGVLDGDKTLVPRLTLDDAQALVTSGVAGGGMAAKLDACAQALAGGVHRVRIGDLAALTVPEAGTAIVARVDATDAVSSR
- the argH gene encoding argininosuccinate lyase; translation: MSTSEAGTHKLWGGRFAGGPSPLLDAINRSIGTDFRLWPHDVRLSKAWALALGEAGVLTREESDALQQGLDRVAQRIADGAQPVATDEDIHTMIDRLLHEEAGTVASKLHTGRSRNDQVATASRLWTIDACHRVDAAIAELQQSLLMQAETLTDAVLPAYTHLQRAQPVSGTHWLLAHFWPLSRDRTRFANAERGTSVMPLGSGAIAGSAFPVSRVLLKESLGFHAISANSIDATGDRDFVAETLFACAMTAAHCSRLAEDMILYGTSEFGFVKFGDGFSTGSSMMPQKRNPDVFELARGSGARVLGDLVSILGTIKGLPSGYSKDLQDDKRALFNAVDLLLLVLPSMAGAIAELRFEKARMRAACSSAMMATDLADYLVKKGATFREAHGAVGSLVRQAEESGIELDKLPVEAFTAAHALFGTDAREALGVDASLAARNIDGGTGPDAVQRQLTQARASLAPVDPSLGNELALR
- the argR gene encoding arginine repressor, whose amino-acid sequence is MSDKNKRHQVIREIVSAKTVASQEELRRQLAKRGWDVTQSTLSRDLRELRLARIPDTQGHSRYAFSDSTGNDEELAQLERMLPQLLTAAEGVQVLVVARTIKSGAQPVAEALDQLEWPDVAGTIAGDDTVLIICRSTEGRERVLKKLRAYLRTT